CGGACGGAAAAACCTGCGCGCCGGGACCGGGCGGCCTGCCGGTCGTTCCCGTTCCGAGCATTGCGGGTTGCGGTCCCAACATGCACAAGGATCCCAGAAGCGGGTTGTGCGTGGCGGATCAGCCGGCGGGCGGGCCGAGGTCGCAGCGACCGACATGCGGGCCCGATCAGGTCCTGCGTGGAAGCGCCTGCGTGGACAAACCGCAGCGACGACCGACGTGCGGGCCCGGTCAGGTCCTGCGTGGAAACACCTGTGTGGACATACCCCAGCGACGGCCCAGCTGCGGGCCCAATCAGATCCTGCGGGGGAACACCTGCGTGAATATCATTCGGCGTCCAATCTTCACTCCCTCGATCCGCAGGTTCGATCGGCGTCCGATTTCTCCCCCTATGATCCGCAGGTTGGAGAGATAACGCCCGCGACGGTGGCTGGCGGCCTTTCCTATCCGGAACAGGCATGCGATGCTATGATACCCGAGGTTGCAAAGTCGTTTCATGCCGCGGCGGGGTGATGCCATGAGCCGGAACATCGTCTTGCTGTCCGACGGCACCGGCAATTCCGCGGCGAAGGTCTGGCGCACCAATGTCTGGCGCACCTTCGAGGCGCTCGATCTGTCGGACAACGACCAGGTCGCGTTCTACGACGACGGCGTCGGCACCTCGTCGTTCAAGCCGTTGGCGGTTCTCGGCGGCGCGTTCGGCTTCGGCCTCAAGCGCAATGTCATCGACATCTATAAATTCGCCTGCCGCAACTATCGCGACGAAGACGACCGCCTCTTTGGATTCGGCTTCAGCCGCGGTGCCTTCACGATCCGCGTCGTCATCGGCCTCATTCTCAATCAGGGACTGGTGACGGCCCAGGATGAAGCGGAACTCGACAAGAAGGCCCACGCCGCCTACCGCCAATACCGGCGCGAGCGGTACCATACGGTCTGGCACATCGAGGATCTCTTCCGCTGGATCCGCGATCTGTTTCTGCCGAAGGATTACGACAAGGCCGACAATCGTCCGGTCTCAAGGGTCAGCTTCGTCGGCGTCTGGGACACCGTTGCCGCTTACGGAATGCCGCTGGACGAGATGACGCGCGGCATCTCCAGGTACATCTGGCCGCTTGAGCTTCCCAACCATGCGCTCGACCGCGACCGCGTGATGCGCGCCTGTCAGGCGCTCGCACTCGACGAAGAACGAACCACGTTTCATCCGGAACTATGGGACGAGCGGGTCGAGCCTCCCGGCGAATTCGATCCGGACAAGGAACGCTTCATCAAGGACGAGCAGATCAGCCAGGTCTGGTTCGCCGGCGTGCATTCCAACGTCGGCGGCGGCTATCCGGACGATACGCTGGCCTACATTCCCTTCGTTTGGATGATCACCGAGGCGCAACGTTGCGGTCTGAAGTTCAAGTCGGATGCCGTTCCGCCGCCCGCTGTGCCGGCGGACCCCGATACGTTCAAGAACGCGGTCTCGAAGCGCGACAAGGACGGCCGCCTTTACGATCCTCGCCAGGGATTGGGCGGCTACTACCGCTACGGGCCACGCAAGCTGGTCCAGCTCTGCAACTACAAATACTCGAAGAATGCAGACGACCAAGTCGTGATCGAGCGGCCGAAGATCCACGAAGCCGTGTTCCGGCGGATAAGCAATCATACGCACGCCTATGCCCCGGTCGGCTTGCCGCCCGTCTACGACGTCGTCAAGGAAAATGGCGCCATCGTCACGCCCGTTCAGTACGGCTTCGAGACCGACAACGACGCCAGGCTGCGCGCTGACGCTCAGGAACATATCTGGAATGAAATCTGGAAACGCCGGATCGTGTATTTCGCGACGGTGGCGGCCACGCTGTGGTTGTTTGCCTTTCCGCTGCTCCGCAGCGCGCCGCGATCCGACGAATATTCCAGTCCGATACGCTGGGTATCCGATATCATCCGCATCGTCGGCAACTTCCTGCCCGGCTTCGCCGAGACCTGGATCAACGGCTTTGCGCGCAGCCCCGGCCAGTTCGTCGCGCTGCTGCTTCTGGTCGCCGGCCTGACATGGTTGGGAGCCAGAATCGCATCGCGGATATCCGACCGCATGGGCGCGATCTGGCGGGGAATTCCCGTTGCGCCACCAGGCCTGCCGGATAACTGGATTTACCGCCTCCGCAGCAGTCCATATTACATTGCGCTGCACGAGGGATTGAAGCGCAGATGGGCGCCGGCCTTCTTCGCGGCGCTGTTCGTATACCTCGGAGTCACTTTCGCCAGTCACCTGCTCTACAATGTTCAGGACGTTGCGGGCTGGACCTGCGTCGAGGACGGCGCCGCCAAGGGCCTTGCGCGAGGCGAAAAGCGCGAAGTCGAGTTCGTAACCTCGAACCTCTGCAACAGGACCGGGGTTTTCGTCGAGGGCAACGGCGCGAAGTATCACGTGGAAATCAAGGCGACCTCGCCCTGGCGCGACGGCGGCATTCCGTCGGAGCTCGGTGGATTCTACACCACGGATGCGCCAGCCTGGCATCAACGCGTGGCGCTCATGCTCGGCGGTCCGCTCCGCCGTGAACTGACGCGGCCGTGGTTCAGGCTGGTCCTCCGCTATGGCGCGACCGGCGGCGAGGAAGTGTTTCTCGATCCTGATCCCGAGGACGGGACAATCGAAGAGGTCATCAGACCGACCCGCAAGGGCGAATTGTTCGTCTTCGTCAATGACGCGGTGATCGGCATCCCCGGGCTTTGCGATTTTTTCTATCGCAACAATGAGGGCGCCGCAAAATTGACAATCACCCGGAGATGATGCCTGCCCACTGAACGCCACCCATGAGCATGCCTTGCGGTGCGATGGGATATGCCGCAATGCAGCGCGACCCGGCGCCGGCTTCCTCCGTCCGGCCTGCACAACAGAATTTCACCTCAATTTGTTTTCGTCTGACTGAATAGCGCAACGCGCGCTTCTCACCCGCGGAGGATGTGCTAACATTTTCCGCGTCTGATCCATCTCACCAGACCAAAGTTCGCCTCTCGGACGCTCAAAATAAATAACATACGCGGCCATACCGGCTGCATAGGGAGTGACGCGATGAAATCGGCTTTCAATCGATCTATCTTTGCGCTCGCAGCAATCCTGGTTGTCGCGGGGGCCAGTCAGGCTACCGCGCAGCAAAAGCCGCTGAAGAAATACGAATCCGGCACCAAGGAATTCTGGACCCACCCGCCGGATGACTGGTTCCTCGGTGATGAAAACGAAGCCCAGAGGGGCCTCGCGCCGCCCTCGGGCCCGCCGACCGGCGCATCGGAAGCCGAACTCGCGGCGATGATGAAGAAGATCAAGCTGCCGGCGGGCTTCAAGATCGAAGTCTACGCATCCGGCGTGCTGGCCGCGCGGCAGATGGCCTGGGGCGACAAGGGCACGCTGTTCGTCGGCTCCTTCGGCCTCGGCAACGTTTACGCAATCACCGAAAGCGGCGGCAAGAAGACGGTCAAGACGGTCATCAAGGGACTGCGGATGCCGACCGGCCTGGCGTTTCGCGACGGCGCGCTCTACGTCATCGATGTCGACAAGCTGATCAAGTACGAGAATGCCGAAGCCAATCTCGACAAGCTCGGCGCCGGCAAGGTGGTCTATGACGACATGCCGCCCTATATGGCGCACGGCTGGAAATATATCGCCGTGGACAAGGACGGCTGGTTCTATCTGCCGTTCGGGCCTCCCTTCAACATCGGGCTCCCGCCGACCAGCGTCTCGCAGATCCGCCGCGTCGATCCCAAGACCGGCAACGCCGAACTGGTGGCGCTCGGCGTCCGCAACAGCGTCGGCGGCGACGTCGATCCGCGCAGCGGCAAATACTGGTTCACCGAGAACGCCCGCGACTGGATGAGCGATGACATGCCGAGCGACAAGCTCAACATGATCTCGAAGATGGGCGAGCATTTCGGCTATCCCTATTGCCACCAGGGTGACCTGCCCGATCCGAAGTTCGCGATGGGCCACAAATGTTCGGAATTCACCCCGCCGGTACTCAAACTCGGCGCGCATGTGGCTCCGCTCGGCATGAAGTTCTATACCGGCGACCAGTTCCCCGCCGAGTACAAGAACAATATCTTCATCGCCGAGCACGGCTCCTGGAACCGGCATAAATATCAGGGTGCCCGGATCAAGCGCGTGATCGTCGGGGCCGACGGCAAGAACGCCAAGCAGGAGATCTTTGCGTCGGGCTGGCTCGAAGGCGACCAGGGCTATCTCGGCCGGCCGGCCGATATCGTGCTCGCCAAGGATGGCTCGATGTTCATCGCCGACGATTGGGCCGGCGCGATCTATCGCATTAGCTACAGCAAGAAGTAGGGCCGAACAAACAGAGGCTGCGGTCGCTCGGGAACGGGTGGCCGCAGCTTCTCTCGTTTGATTTCGGCAAGAGCGATGGAACACGTTCGTCATGCCCGGACTTGATCCGGGCATCCATCAAGAAGAACAAACATCTTGCGAGCAGGATGGATTGCCGGGTCAAGCCCGGCAATGACGACCGGGAGAAGCGTGGTGCGGATTGCCTTAGTCGGGATCTTGCTGGTTGCGGCCATTGTTGGTGCCGGTCCGGCCCAAGCCGCCGACATCGCCGCCGGCAAGCAAAAGGCCGAACTGTGCATCGCCTGTCACGGTGAAGGCGGCATTTCGCAGACCGAGAATGTTCCCTCGCTCGCGGGCCAGCCCGATCTGTTCATTCAGTGGCAACTGGTTTTCTTTCGGGCCGGTACACGCAAGAACCAGCAGATGCAGCCGATCATCGAACAGCTCAACAATGAGGATATCCGCAATCTCGGCGCCTACTTCGCCTCGCTCACCCCGCCCAAGGGGAAAGTAGACGACAATCCGAGTCTATCCCGCAAGGGCGCGCAGGCCGCCGCGGGGCGGCGCTGCGCCGCGTGCCATACCGACAGCTATGCCGGGACCAAGGCGGTCGCCCGCGTCGCCGGCCAACGCCAGGAATACCTCTTGAAGGCGTTGCACGACTACAAGTCGGGGGTGCGATCCGGCGGCGGCATGGCGGCGATGGCGGACGTCGCCTATTCCCTCAGCGAAGAGGAAATCGAGGCATTGGCCCATTATCTTGCGCATTTGTAGCCGCGCATTTTTGTATTCGTCGTCCCGGACAAGTGAGCGCAGCGAACGCGATCCGGGATCCATACCGCGTGATCTGTCGTTAGGGCGCCATGTCGGACGTTTTCGGCCACAAACTACCGCCGCGGAGTTATGGGTCCCGGCGTTCGCCGGGACGACGAGAGAGCGCCTCACCCCCGTTGCTTCTCATACGCCTTGAGATGCGTGTAGGCGATGCGCAGCCTTGGCACCGGCACCTTGGCGGCATCGCCGCGCGCAATCAGATCGCCGATCACGTGATCAGCCTCGACGGGCGCGCCCGCCTTGATGTCGCGAAACATCGACGCGGTGATCTGCGAGCCTTCGGCGGTCAGCAAGCCGCGCGTGCGCTGGAAGAACGGCCCGCTCGGCGCATGGCCCTCGGCTTCAGCAACCTCGCTGCATTCATCGAGCACGCCGAGGATGAAATCCTTGCCGCCGGGCGCCGCGAGGATGTTGCCGACCGAGCTGCGCATCAGGCAGGTCGAGGCCGCCAGCGAGGCGAGGAATACCCATTTCTCCCACATTTCCTGCACGATGTTTTCGCTGGCCACCGAACCGAACCGGCCGCTCGCCATCACCTCGGCGATGGCGCGGACCCGGTCCGACAACTTGCCGTCGCGTTCGCCGAAATTGAGCGATTGCATCGGATTGAGCTGAACCACCTCGCGCGCCTCATTGAGGGTGGCGGCGATCGCGCAGAGCCCGCCCAGCACGCGCTCGCGTCCGAATCTGGCGTCGAGCACGTCGAGATGCAGCATGCCGTTGAGTAGCGGGATGATCGCGGTCTGCGGCCCGACCGCCGGCGCAAACGACGTGATGGCGTCGTCGAGATCGAACGCCTTGCAGCTCAGCAATACGACGTCGAATTTTTCGTCGAATTTGCCCGCCTGCACGGTGGGTGGATTCTTCAGCGTCACGTCGCCGTTCGGACTCTTGATCACGAGGCCGGCGGAGGCCAGTTCGGCGGCGCGCTTGGGGCGGACCAGGAACGTGACGTCGCGGCCGGCCTCGAGCATCCTGCCGCCGAAATATCCGCCGATGGCGCCGGCGCCGACCACGAGAATGCGCATTGCTTGGCTTCCTTCTTGTTATTGTTGGACGGCGAATAGCGAATAGCGAATAGCGAATGGCGAATGGACTTTCCCTATTCGCTATTCGCCACTCCCCATTCGCTAGATTACTTCCCCGCAATCAGTTCCTCGACCTCGCGCAACTGCTCCTTGCCGAAGAACATCTCCTTGCCGACGAAGAAGGTCGGCGAGCCGAATGCGCCGCGCTCGACTGCTTCTTGCGTGTTCTCGATCAGCTTCGCCTTGACGTCCGGCTCCTGCGCGCGTGCGAACAGCTTTGCCGCATCGAGGCCGGACGCCGTGAGCGCCTCGATCGCCACTTCGGGGTCGTCCATCTTTTTGGGTTCGACCCACATGTGATGAAACGCCGCTTCGACATATTTCTCGAACACGCCCTCCAGCTGCGCAGCGACGGCAGCACGCATCAGATTGAGGGTGTTGACCGGAAAGAACGGGTTCCAGACGTAGGGCCTGACCTGGAAGCGCTTCAGGAAGCGTTCGGTCTCCAGCGCGTTGAACTCGGGCTTGTTCTTGACGCCGGCAAGCGTTTCGGCGGGGGATCTGTTGTTGGTGGCCTTGAAGATGCCGCCGAGCAGGATCGGCACATATTCGAATTTCACGCCGGTCCGCTTTTCGATCGCCGGAATCGCCTCATGGCTGAGGAAAGCGTTGGGGCTGCCGAAATCGAACAGGAATTGCGGGGCGGTCGGACTCAACGGCAGTCTCCCTGACACGACGGTTCTTATATGATCCCTGTCATTTCAACAGCGTAGCGGGTCGCATGTGCGGGATCAACCGGCGGCGCCCTCCTGCGCTTCGCGCTCGAACGCCGCTGCGGCGAGCCGGCGCGCGTGATCGCGCACGTCGGCGGGCCAGGAGGCGGTCCATGCCTGAAATCGTTCGGCGTCGCCTGCAAACAGCGCGCGCGCCACTTCCTCGTAATGCGGCTTGTTTTCCGCCATTGCGGCGATGAAGCGGTAAGCCGCTTCCCGCGCGTGCCTGATGCGGTCCTTGTCCCGGTTGGCGCGCCTGGCCTCGTCGACCAGTCTGCGCAGCGCTACCGACGCGCCGCCATTCTGCTGCGCCAGCCATTCCCAGTGCCGCGGCAGCAGCGTGACTTCGCGCGCGACCACACCGAGTTTGGGACGGCCGGGGCCGCGTGGTGCGGGCGGCGCGGCATCATCTTCCCGGGCAGGCGCGTCAGCCGCTTTGGGCAATCGCGCCAGCACATCCTCGACCGAGCCGCGAAAATCGAGGTCGATCGGGCCGCCGCTGCTGCCGTCGAACACCAGCACCGATGCATCCTTGCGTCGGTCGAGCGCCTCCTTGGCTGCGCGGGCAACCTCGCGCAGATCGCCGGATGCAATACAGCGGTCGCCATCGAAGGCGATGTAGGCGGGGTCGGGTCCCGGATTCATGACAAGCTCCTCAATTCCAAGCCTGTTATTATCCGGGTGAATTGGCATCGTCAATAACATCCGGGTAATATAGTCCGTTTGCGGCATCTCGACTTTCCGGTGTGCGGCTGGCACGACCACGCACCACCGCTGCCGATCCGCCGCGCTCCCGGGAGAAACGCCATGCTCACCGTCCATCATCTCAACAACTCTCGCTCCCAGCGCGTGCTGTGGTTGCTGGAAGAACTTGGCGTTCCCTACGAGATCGTCCGCTATCAGCGACAGCCGGACATGCGGGCGCCGGCGGAACTGCGCGCGATTCACCCGCTCGGCAAATCGCCTGTCATTACCGACAGCGGCAACACCATCGCCGAGTCAGGCGCGATCGCCGAATACATCGTCGACACCTATGGCGAGGGACGCCTGATCCCGCCGCCGAAGACGCCGGAGCGGCTGCGCTACACCTACTGGCTGCACTACGCCGAGGGCTCGGCAATGTCGCCGCTGCTGTTGAAGCTGCTGTTCACGCTGATGCCGAAGCGCGCGCCGGCGTTGCTGCGCCCGCTCGTTCGCAAGGTCTGCAATCAGGCGCTGACCACGCTGGTCAACCCGCAGCTCAAGCAGCACATGGCGTACTGGGAAGGCGAACTTGGCAAAAGCGAATGGTTCGCCGGCCGGGAGTTCACGGCCGCCGACATCCAGATGAGCTTCCCCTTGGAAGCCGCCGCTGCGCGCGGCGGGCTCGAGCAGGGCCACCCCCGGTCGATGGCTTTTCTCGAACGCATTCACGCCCGGCCGGCTTACAAGCGCGCGCTGGAAAAAGGCGGGCCGTATACGATCGGACGGGGATGATTTGCCTCCGGCTTCAACGCGAAAACGAATCTGACACCCACCAAACCACTGCCCTGACTAATGAATTATTATTACCCGGATTAAATTGACGGTTGCTTGGAGGCCTGCTATCGTTATCATAGTAGTGAGCAGGACTGCCCGAGGGCCGCGATGAATAGCGAAGACAAGAAAGCGGCCATCGCCGCCTACAAGGAACGCAAAACCGTCGCCGGGATCTACGTCATTCGCTGCAGCACCTCGGGTCAGGTCTGGGTTGGCCAGACGCCAAATCTCGACACCATCCAGAACCGGATCTGGTTCTCGCTCCGAATGGGTAGCAACTCCAACCGCGAACTCCAGAATGCATGGACCGCGCATGGCGGCAACGATTTCACCTTCGAGGCGATCGAGCGGCTGAAGGACGAGGAACTCGCTTACGTCAGAGACACGCTCTTGAAAGAACGCGCGGCGCATTGGCGGTCGGTGCTGAACGGATCGGTCGTCTAGACCCTCACTCCTGCGTCGCTACGATCACGTCGCTGAACAAGTGCCCGGATCGGCAGCGTGGTTCTAGCGAGCCTTCTGGGCCTCGCCAACGGAAGGCAGCGCCCTGACGGTGACGCCGGGCGGCGGGACGTCGTCGTCGGGCACGAAGAAGTCCGACATCAGCGTGACCTTCGGATCGACCCGGTAACGCTCGAAGTCGCGCACACCGCTTTCATAGAGTACCTTGTCGTCGATGCAGAACTGCCCGGTGAACTCACGCGACGGTCTGGTGAAAATGGCATAGGCGGCATCGCCCATGATCTCAGGCGTCCGGCTGGCGCGCATCATGGCGTCTCCGCCCAGGAGATTTCCAACCGCGGCGGTGGCGATGGTGGTGCGCGGCCACAGTGCGTTGACGGCGACACCTGCGGATTTCAGCTCGGCAGACAGGCCGAGCACGCACATGCTCATGCCGAACTTTGCCATGGTGTAGGCCGTGGAGTGCTCGAACCATTTCGCCTGCATGTCGAGCGGCGGCGACAGCATCAGGATGTGCGGGTTTGCGGCCTTCTTCAGATGCGGGATGCAGTATTTCGACACCATGAAGGTGCCGCGGGTGTTGATGCCCATCATCAGGTCGAACCGCTTCATGTCGGTTGCTTGGGAATTGGTCAGGCTGATGGCGCTGGCATTGTTGACGCAGATATCGATGCCGCCGAATTCAGCGACGGTCTTGTCGATCGCCGCCATCACCTGGGCTTCCTCGCGGATATCGCAGAGGACCGGCAGCGCCTTGCCGCCGGCGGCGCGAACTTCGTCGGCGGCGGTGTAGATCGTGCCCTTGAGTCTCGGATGCGGCTCCGCTGTCTTGGCGGCGATCGCGATATTGGCGCCGTCGCGCGCGGCGCGCAGCGCGATCGCCAGCCCGATGCCGCGGCTGGCGCCGGATATGAACAGCGTCTTGCCCTTGAGCGAAGTCATGTTGCCTCCCTGCGGCTACTCCCGCCGCTCCTGGTCTATTGTCCCGCGGCTTCCGCGCCACGGGTACGCGGATCGGGTGCGCCGAGCAATCCGCTCGGCGTCACGGCGATCGAATTGGCCGAGGTCTGGCCGAGCGGTTCGATCACCTGATGGCCTTTTTCCCTGAGCGCGGCCAGCGTGTCGTCGGCGAAGCCGCGCTCGACCCGGACCACATCCGGCAGCCATTGATGGTGCAGGCGCGGCGCCGCCACCGCCTGCGCGACGTCCATGCCGTAATCGAGTACGTTGACGATCACCTGCAGCACCGTCGAGATGATGCGGCTGCCGCCGGGCGATCCCGTCACCAGCACCGGCTTGCCGTCCTTGAGCACGATGGTCGGCGACATCGACGACAGCGGGCGCTTGCCCGGGCCGGGCAAATTGGCCTCGAACCCGACCAGACCGAAGGCATTGGAGGCACCGGGCGCCGCGGTGAAGTCGTCGAGTTCGTTGTTGAGCAGCACGCCGGTGCCGTCGGCGACCAGGCCGACCCCATAGGGGAAATTCAGCGTGTAGGTATTGCTGACGGCGTTGCCGCGGCTGTCCACCACCGAGAAATGCGTGGTGTTGCTGCCTTCGCGCGGCGGCGTTGCCGCCAGCACATCGGTCCATGGCGTCGCGCGATCGAGATCGATGCTGGCGCGCTGTTTGGCGGCATATTCCTTCGACATCAGCGTTGCGACCGGCGCGCTGATGAAGTCGGGGTCGCCGAGGTAGCGCGCACGATCGGCATAGGCGCGTTTCATCGCCTCGATCATAACGTGCAGCGAAGCGGCCGAACCCCGCTTCATCTCCGGCATCGGAAACCCTTCCAGGATGTTCAATGTCTCCAGCAGCACGACGCCGCCCGACGAGGGCGGCGGCATCGAGATGATATCGAAGCCGCGGTAGCTGCCGCGCACCGGCGCGCGAATCACGGGCTGATACGATTTCAGATCGTCCGTCGTCATGATGCCGCCGGCGTCGCGAATCCCCGCCGCCAGCCTTTCGGCGACCGGGCCTTCGTAAAAACCGCGCGATCCCTGTGCTGCGATAGCCGAAAGCGTTGCCGCCAGGTCGGCCTGGACCAGCCTGTCGTCTTCGCGCAAGGAGGTGCCGTCGGCGCGCGAGAATATTTTGGCCGAGGCCGGCCAGCGTGCCAGCCGCCGCGCAATCGCGGGCAAGGTGTCGGCCATGTCGTCGGCAATGATGAAGCCATCGCGCGCCAGCTCGATTGCCGGCTTGAGCAGATCCGCCAGCGTGAATTTGCCGGAGCCGTATTTTTCCAGCGCCAGCGCCAGGCCGGCAACGGTGCCGGGCACGCCGATGCTGAGCGCGGAATCGCGCGACTTGGCGATGTCAGGCTTGCCGTCGGCGCCAAGGAACATGTCGCGCGTGGCGGCCGCCGGCGCGGTCTCGCGATAGTCGATGGCGACGTCCTCCTGGCGCTCCGCCGAATGGATGACCATGAAGCCGCCGCCACCGATATTACCGGCGCGCGGATAGGTCACTGCCAGCGCAAAGCCGGTCGCCACTGCGGCGTCGATGGCATTGCCGCCCTGCCTCAGTATATCGGCCCCTATTCGTGCGCCGATCTTCTCCTGCGCGACCACCATGCCGTGTTCGGCGGCAACGGCATGAACGGTGCCCGTGGGCGGAGGAAGGTACTCGCGCCGCTCCTGTGCGCCCGCTGGCAGGCAAAACGCAGCAACCAGTGCGATTGCCGCAAGGAACCTGCGCCGCTCGGCTGTGAACAAAACCATCAAATCTTCCGTCCTGATCTTGGGCTTGGTGAAATGACGCAGGGCTCATGGGTGCCAGGAATGCTATATGGATTTCGGCGTAATAGGCAAAACGCCTGTTCGTGATTCGGCGGAAGATTTTGAGCATGACAATTGCTGCTTCGGATGCGCGCATTGCAGGTGTGCAAACCTATCCGCGTCGCGCCGCCGTCATCAGCTGGATATTTTTCGATTGGGCCGCCCAGCCCTATTTCACGCTGATCACGACCTTCGTGTTCTCGCCCTATTTCGCCACCCATGTGGCGAAAGATCCCGCGAGCGGCCAGGCGCTGTGGGGGTTCGCCACCGCTGCCGCGGGGCTGGTGATCGCGCTGCTGTCGCCGGTGCTCGGCGCGATCGCGGACGCCAGCGGCCGCCGCAAGCCGTGGATCGCCGCGTTTGGCGCGCTGCTGGTGATCGGCTCCTCGTTGATGTGGTTCGGCAAGCCCGGCGACCCCAGCGTGATTCCGGCGCTGTTGCTCGCCTATGGGATTGCGACCATCGGCGTCGAATTCGCCACCGTCTTCAACAACGCGATGATGCCCTCGCTGGTGCCGCCGGACAAGATCGGCCGACTGTCCGGGACCGGCTGGGCCACCGGCTATGTCGGCGGCATCATCTGCCTGATCCTGGTGCTCGGCTTTCTGGCGGCAAACCCCGATACCGGGCGCACGCTGTTCGGGTTTGCGCCGCTGTTCGGTCTCGATCCCGTCAGCCATCAGGGCGATCGCATCACCGGCCCGCTGACCGCTGTCTGGTTCATGATCTTCGTCACACCGATGTTCCTGCTGACGCCGGATTATCCGGCGAAGCTCCCGGTGCGCGAATCGCTGCGCGCGGGATTGACCGAGTTGAAGGAAACGCTCGCCGAGTTGCCGCAACGGAAGTCGTTGGCGGCTTTCCTGCTCGCCAACATGGTCTACACCGACGGCCTGATTTCGCTGTTCGCGTTCGGCGGCATTTATGCCGCCGGCACCTTCGGCTGGCACACCATCCAGATCGGCACCTTCGGGATCATGCTCGCCGTTGCCGGGACGATCGGCGCATGGCTCGGCGGCAAGCTCGATGATTCGCTGGGACCGAAACGCGTCATCGCCGGCAGCGCGTTGATCCTGTTGTCGTCGGTCGTGGCGATCCTGCTGGTGGACCGGGATTCGATCCTGTTCGTCAAGGTTGCGCCGCCGGTGCCGGGCGGCGCGCTGTTTTCCGGCGCCGCGGAGCGCGCCTACCTGTTGCTCGGATGTCTGATCGGCATGGCCGGCGGCCCGCTGCAGGCCGCGGCGCGGACCCTATTGGTCCGCCTGGCGCCGAAGGACCGCATCACGCAATATTTCGGACTGTTCGCGCTGACCGGGAAAGTCACGTCGTTCGTCGGGCCGCTGCTGATCGGCGCCATCACCGCCGTGACCGCAAGCCAGAAGGCCGGCATGGCTGTGCTGGTGGTGTTC
The genomic region above belongs to Bradyrhizobium sediminis and contains:
- a CDS encoding MFS transporter, which produces MTIAASDARIAGVQTYPRRAAVISWIFFDWAAQPYFTLITTFVFSPYFATHVAKDPASGQALWGFATAAAGLVIALLSPVLGAIADASGRRKPWIAAFGALLVIGSSLMWFGKPGDPSVIPALLLAYGIATIGVEFATVFNNAMMPSLVPPDKIGRLSGTGWATGYVGGIICLILVLGFLAANPDTGRTLFGFAPLFGLDPVSHQGDRITGPLTAVWFMIFVTPMFLLTPDYPAKLPVRESLRAGLTELKETLAELPQRKSLAAFLLANMVYTDGLISLFAFGGIYAAGTFGWHTIQIGTFGIMLAVAGTIGAWLGGKLDDSLGPKRVIAGSALILLSSVVAILLVDRDSILFVKVAPPVPGGALFSGAAERAYLLLGCLIGMAGGPLQAAARTLLVRLAPKDRITQYFGLFALTGKVTSFVGPLLIGAITAVTASQKAGMAVLVVFFVAGLALLSRVKE
- a CDS encoding SDR family oxidoreductase, with amino-acid sequence MTSLKGKTLFISGASRGIGLAIALRAARDGANIAIAAKTAEPHPRLKGTIYTAADEVRAAGGKALPVLCDIREEAQVMAAIDKTVAEFGGIDICVNNASAISLTNSQATDMKRFDLMMGINTRGTFMVSKYCIPHLKKAANPHILMLSPPLDMQAKWFEHSTAYTMAKFGMSMCVLGLSAELKSAGVAVNALWPRTTIATAAVGNLLGGDAMMRASRTPEIMGDAAYAIFTRPSREFTGQFCIDDKVLYESGVRDFERYRVDPKVTLMSDFFVPDDDVPPPGVTVRALPSVGEAQKAR
- the ggt gene encoding gamma-glutamyltransferase; the protein is MVLFTAERRRFLAAIALVAAFCLPAGAQERREYLPPPTGTVHAVAAEHGMVVAQEKIGARIGADILRQGGNAIDAAVATGFALAVTYPRAGNIGGGGFMVIHSAERQEDVAIDYRETAPAAATRDMFLGADGKPDIAKSRDSALSIGVPGTVAGLALALEKYGSGKFTLADLLKPAIELARDGFIIADDMADTLPAIARRLARWPASAKIFSRADGTSLREDDRLVQADLAATLSAIAAQGSRGFYEGPVAERLAAGIRDAGGIMTTDDLKSYQPVIRAPVRGSYRGFDIISMPPPSSGGVVLLETLNILEGFPMPEMKRGSAASLHVMIEAMKRAYADRARYLGDPDFISAPVATLMSKEYAAKQRASIDLDRATPWTDVLAATPPREGSNTTHFSVVDSRGNAVSNTYTLNFPYGVGLVADGTGVLLNNELDDFTAAPGASNAFGLVGFEANLPGPGKRPLSSMSPTIVLKDGKPVLVTGSPGGSRIISTVLQVIVNVLDYGMDVAQAVAAPRLHHQWLPDVVRVERGFADDTLAALREKGHQVIEPLGQTSANSIAVTPSGLLGAPDPRTRGAEAAGQ